A section of the Methanosarcina mazei S-6 genome encodes:
- a CDS encoding GNAT family N-acetyltransferase: MSSILFPIVTERLSLVPATVKLYLMELHDRPAFASNLNARVPEEWPPDQITPEVIEEFLGRMRTKDRKIWSFYWLLHQKSPELPVLIGSGGFLAHENGTLEIGYSVLPDYQNNGYATEAVRSMREWALSSLGNDCIIANTYPHLKSSIRVLEKNGFYLKGNGPEEGIITYEFRPEKGGS; the protein is encoded by the coding sequence ATGTCTTCTATCCTTTTTCCTATCGTTACAGAAAGGTTGTCTCTTGTTCCTGCGACTGTTAAACTCTATCTTATGGAACTGCATGACCGCCCTGCTTTTGCTTCAAACCTCAATGCGCGTGTTCCTGAGGAGTGGCCACCTGATCAAATAACTCCTGAAGTGATCGAAGAATTCCTGGGACGGATGAGGACAAAAGATAGAAAAATCTGGAGTTTTTACTGGCTTCTGCACCAGAAAAGTCCTGAACTGCCTGTCCTTATAGGCAGCGGAGGATTTCTTGCTCACGAAAATGGAACCCTTGAGATAGGGTATTCCGTCCTTCCCGATTACCAGAATAATGGATATGCAACGGAGGCTGTACGGTCAATGCGGGAATGGGCACTTTCCAGCCTTGGAAATGACTGCATTATAGCCAATACTTATCCACACCTCAAGTCTTCTATCCGCGTTCTGGAAAAAAACGGTTTTTATCTTAAAGGGAACGGGCCAGAAGAAGGGATTATCACTTATGAATTTAGACCCGAAAAAGGAGGCTCCTGA
- a CDS encoding carboxymuconolactone decarboxylase family protein, which yields MGKNLKGDDKLSENPLQVIMDKDPEFFKLLESTRGLAFSEDGMPMKYKLLIAMSLDAANGAVDGVKVLAIQAMQAGATKEEVLEALRITQYIFGVGSVYTAARALNDVL from the coding sequence TTGGGTAAAAACCTGAAAGGAGATGATAAATTGTCAGAAAACCCATTGCAGGTTATAATGGATAAGGACCCTGAATTCTTCAAGCTTCTGGAAAGCACGCGCGGACTCGCATTTTCTGAAGACGGAATGCCAATGAAATATAAACTGCTTATTGCAATGTCGCTTGATGCAGCTAATGGTGCCGTTGACGGTGTAAAAGTCCTTGCAATCCAGGCAATGCAGGCAGGAGCTACAAAAGAAGAAGTTCTGGAAGCATTGAGGATAACTCAGTACATTTTCGGAGTTGGAAGCGTTTACACGGCTGCAAGAGCTTTGAATGACGTCCTGTGA
- a CDS encoding aldo/keto reductase, with product MPGNGDRLSILGLGCMRLPVKEGKIDRERAKSQVQYLIDHGVNYIDTAWTYHLGENEPFLGSVLADGYREKVKIATKLPSWTVKNREEMDRILNSQLERLRTDHIDYYLLHNLTGVLWDKMKDLGVLDFLERAKADGRIINAGFSFHDSVEDFKTIIDAYPWTFCQIQYNFLDEKNQAGTEGLEYAASKGLGIIVMEPLRGGKLTTLMPSEIKTIWEEAEVNHTPAEWALRWVWNHPEITVVLSGMNEESHIEENLRTADEAYPNSMTEKELQLISRVEQKYRTLMNTGCTGCRYCMPCTSGVDIPTCFEVYDNLYLSGNENEGKLMYAAKAGGIIRGDIPGYASRCIQCKECLEKCPQHLNIPELLKIVADKFEGPDLETWKAAAKQTFRVE from the coding sequence ATGCCTGGGAATGGAGACAGGCTTTCAATACTTGGTTTGGGATGCATGAGGCTTCCTGTAAAAGAAGGAAAGATTGACCGTGAGAGGGCAAAGAGCCAGGTGCAGTATTTAATAGATCACGGGGTAAATTATATTGATACAGCATGGACGTATCATCTTGGAGAAAATGAGCCTTTCCTGGGCAGTGTCCTTGCTGATGGATACCGCGAAAAGGTTAAAATTGCAACGAAACTCCCTTCATGGACTGTGAAAAACAGGGAAGAGATGGACAGGATTTTAAATTCACAGCTTGAAAGGCTCAGAACCGACCATATAGATTACTATCTCCTTCACAACCTTACAGGGGTGTTATGGGACAAAATGAAAGACCTCGGTGTCCTGGACTTTCTTGAAAGGGCAAAGGCCGACGGGCGTATAATTAATGCAGGTTTTTCGTTCCATGACTCGGTTGAGGACTTTAAAACTATTATCGATGCGTATCCCTGGACTTTCTGCCAGATCCAGTACAATTTCCTGGATGAAAAGAACCAGGCAGGGACAGAAGGGCTTGAATATGCAGCTTCAAAGGGGCTGGGAATTATAGTTATGGAACCCCTGAGGGGAGGCAAGCTCACCACTCTGATGCCATCTGAAATAAAAACAATATGGGAAGAGGCAGAAGTAAATCACACGCCTGCAGAATGGGCTTTACGCTGGGTATGGAACCACCCTGAAATCACTGTTGTACTCTCGGGAATGAATGAAGAGTCTCATATCGAAGAAAACCTGAGAACAGCAGACGAAGCATATCCGAACTCTATGACTGAGAAAGAACTCCAGCTTATAAGCAGGGTTGAACAGAAATACCGAACACTTATGAATACGGGATGTACGGGCTGCAGATACTGTATGCCCTGCACCTCCGGAGTTGATATCCCTACCTGTTTTGAAGTGTACGACAACCTTTACCTTTCGGGAAACGAAAATGAAGGAAAGTTGATGTACGCGGCAAAAGCAGGCGGAATAATAAGAGGCGATATCCCTGGATACGCTTCACGGTGTATACAGTGTAAGGAGTGCCTTGAAAAATGTCCACAGCACCTGAATATACCAGAGCTGCTTAAAATTGTTGCAGACAAATTTGAGGGACCTGATCTGGAAACGTGGAAAGCTGCTGCAAAACAGACTTTCAGAGTAGAATGA
- a CDS encoding aldo/keto reductase, which produces MLYRKMPGNGDELSILGFGCMRLPLKEGKINEERARQQLRDAIDHGVNYIDTAWPYHMGESEPFVGRTLAEGYRERVKLATKLPSWSVKGREDMDRFLNAQLERLNTDHIDYYLVHGLVGALWDKMEKLDILSFLDRAKADGRIINAGFSFHGSIKDFKRIVDSYPWTFCQIQYNFLDEKNQAGTEGLEYAASKGLGVIIMEPLRGGKLTDPVPSEIQDIWNGAEVKRTPAEWALRWIWNRPEVTVVLSGMNEEAHIGENLKIAGEAYPHSLKESELQLVKKVEQKYRKLMKTGCTGCRYCIPCPSGVDIPGCFEIYDNYYLSGNEKEAKLMYAAKPGGIIRGDVPGYASQCVQCGQCVEKCPQQLDIPSFLEAVKEEFEGKNFKGWKVIAKKSFGKE; this is translated from the coding sequence ATGCTGTACAGAAAAATGCCAGGAAACGGAGACGAACTTTCAATACTCGGATTCGGATGCATGCGTCTCCCTCTCAAAGAAGGGAAAATAAATGAAGAAAGAGCCAGACAGCAGCTCCGGGATGCAATCGATCACGGAGTAAACTATATTGACACAGCCTGGCCTTACCATATGGGAGAGAGCGAGCCTTTTGTAGGGAGAACTCTTGCAGAAGGGTACCGCGAAAGGGTCAAACTTGCAACAAAACTGCCCTCATGGTCCGTTAAAGGCAGGGAAGACATGGACAGGTTCCTCAATGCCCAGCTTGAAAGGCTCAATACGGACCATATAGACTATTACCTTGTCCACGGGCTTGTGGGAGCACTGTGGGATAAGATGGAAAAGCTTGACATTCTCAGTTTTCTTGACAGGGCAAAAGCTGATGGACGCATAATCAATGCGGGCTTTTCTTTCCATGGCTCAATTAAAGATTTCAAGAGGATCGTGGATTCCTATCCCTGGACTTTCTGCCAGATCCAGTACAATTTCCTAGATGAAAAGAACCAGGCAGGGACAGAAGGGCTTGAATATGCAGCTTCAAAAGGGCTGGGGGTTATAATTATGGAACCCCTGAGGGGAGGCAAGCTGACAGATCCTGTGCCTTCTGAAATCCAGGATATCTGGAATGGAGCCGAGGTAAAACGCACGCCTGCAGAATGGGCTCTCCGCTGGATATGGAACCGCCCTGAAGTTACGGTTGTGCTCTCAGGAATGAATGAAGAGGCACACATAGGAGAAAACCTGAAAATAGCAGGTGAAGCTTATCCGCACTCGCTGAAAGAATCTGAACTTCAGCTTGTTAAAAAAGTGGAGCAGAAATACCGCAAGCTTATGAAAACAGGATGTACAGGCTGCAGATACTGTATCCCCTGCCCTTCAGGGGTAGATATTCCAGGCTGTTTTGAGATCTACGATAATTATTATCTTTCAGGAAACGAGAAAGAAGCAAAACTCATGTATGCGGCAAAACCCGGAGGAATAATAAGAGGTGATGTTCCGGGATATGCCTCACAGTGTGTGCAATGCGGGCAGTGTGTAGAAAAATGTCCGCAACAGCTGGATATACCTTCTTTCCTTGAAGCCGTTAAAGAAGAATTTGAAGGTAAAAATTTTAAAGGGTGGAAGGTTATCGCAAAAAAGTCTTTTGGAAAAGAGTAA
- a CDS encoding ATP-binding protein: protein MSPVKKFVEMHAGRIRVESEPGRGSRFIFTIPLNLSN, encoded by the coding sequence ATTTCTCCTGTCAAGAAGTTTGTGGAAATGCATGCAGGCAGAATCCGGGTTGAGAGCGAGCCTGGAAGGGGAAGCAGGTTTATTTTCACCATCCCGCTTAACCTGAGCAACTGA
- a CDS encoding flavin reductase family protein: MKQSIGAKPLAFPTPAWVVGTYDMNGKPNAMTVAWAGICCSNPPCISVSLRKATYSYAGIVENKAFTVSIPSEVFVREADYFGIASGKDENKFECASLTPVRSELVPAPYVGEFPVVLECKLLHSLEVGLHTMFVGEIMDIKAEEYVLDENGNPDIERIKPVIYGTGNKSYYSIGRNLGKAFYIGKMS; the protein is encoded by the coding sequence ATGAAACAATCGATCGGAGCAAAACCACTTGCTTTTCCGACCCCTGCATGGGTTGTCGGTACCTATGACATGAATGGAAAACCAAATGCTATGACTGTAGCATGGGCAGGGATCTGCTGTTCGAACCCTCCGTGCATCAGCGTCTCTTTAAGAAAAGCTACCTACAGTTATGCCGGCATTGTTGAGAATAAGGCGTTCACTGTAAGCATTCCATCTGAAGTTTTTGTGAGGGAGGCTGATTATTTCGGCATTGCAAGCGGGAAGGATGAAAATAAGTTTGAGTGCGCTTCTCTGACGCCGGTAAGAAGCGAGCTTGTTCCAGCCCCGTATGTAGGAGAATTTCCGGTAGTACTTGAGTGCAAACTTCTCCACAGCCTTGAAGTTGGGCTTCACACCATGTTTGTAGGAGAGATCATGGACATAAAGGCAGAAGAATATGTACTTGACGAAAACGGGAATCCTGATATCGAAAGAATAAAACCTGTTATATACGGGACAGGAAATAAAAGCTACTACAGTATTGGTAGAAATCTCGGAAAAGCGTTTTATATCGGCAAAATGTCCTGA
- a CDS encoding Ig-like domain-containing protein: MRRNWYKVLVYAFAGTALFCIVKKYVHDRSFYPALKTIPVPFKRGPAPPAVKAIYPDRQTFAYRRDSPIWIEFDMPMNNATITNDTVIVKSSASEKPVDGILDAGSRMLMFRPYNEYPMDENGAEITITLLGSETGSGFIMDERGIALDGNKDGKAGGDFVYTYRIVR; the protein is encoded by the coding sequence ATGAGAAGAAACTGGTATAAAGTACTGGTGTATGCCTTTGCAGGGACCGCACTTTTTTGTATAGTTAAAAAGTACGTGCATGACAGGTCTTTCTATCCCGCGTTGAAAACTATTCCAGTACCTTTCAAACGCGGGCCCGCGCCTCCTGCAGTAAAAGCAATTTATCCTGACAGGCAGACTTTTGCTTACAGGCGTGACTCTCCTATCTGGATTGAGTTTGACATGCCTATGAATAACGCAACAATTACGAATGACACCGTAATAGTAAAAAGTTCCGCATCAGAAAAACCTGTGGACGGGATTCTGGACGCAGGGTCGAGAATGCTGATGTTCCGTCCCTATAACGAATATCCTATGGATGAAAACGGAGCCGAGATAACAATAACTCTGCTTGGCAGTGAAACAGGATCAGGGTTTATAATGGATGAGAGGGGAATTGCTCTGGACGGCAATAAAGATGGGAAAGCCGGAGGAGACTTTGTATATACTTACAGGATCGTGAGATAA
- a CDS encoding formate--phosphoribosylaminoimidazolecarboxamide ligase, whose product MITKQQVLEFLKDYDLDNITIATICSHSSLQIFDGARKEGFRTLGICVGKPPKFYDAFPRAKPDEYLVLEDYEDLINRAEELRKKNTIIIPHSSLIYYLGRENFTGMAVPTFGNRTSIEWESDRDKESRWFLGAGIQMPKKIDDPHDIKGPVMVEYEGAKGGKGFFVAKNYKEFSELVDHTQKYTIHEYINGTRYDLHYFYSPIRNDGYTLSKGSLELLSMDRRVESNADEIFRLGSPRELIESGICPTYVLTGNVPLVARESILSRIFSLGEQVVEESLALFGGITGAFCIEAVITDSLDIKVFELSSRIVSGTNLYISGSPYSDLMQKRLSTGRRIALEIKEAAKSNQLDKILS is encoded by the coding sequence ATGATCACAAAACAGCAGGTTCTTGAATTTCTGAAAGATTACGACTTGGATAACATTACCATTGCAACAATCTGTTCTCACTCAAGCCTCCAGATCTTTGACGGGGCGAGAAAAGAAGGTTTCAGGACTCTCGGGATCTGCGTTGGCAAACCTCCCAAATTCTATGATGCGTTTCCCAGGGCAAAACCTGATGAATACCTTGTTCTCGAGGATTACGAAGACCTGATTAACAGGGCTGAGGAACTCAGAAAGAAAAACACTATCATAATCCCCCACAGTTCACTTATTTATTATCTTGGCAGGGAAAATTTCACCGGAATGGCTGTGCCCACTTTCGGAAACAGGACTTCGATAGAATGGGAATCTGACAGGGATAAAGAAAGCAGGTGGTTCCTTGGAGCAGGCATTCAGATGCCCAAAAAAATAGATGATCCTCATGATATCAAAGGGCCTGTAATGGTTGAGTATGAAGGAGCAAAGGGAGGAAAAGGCTTCTTTGTTGCAAAGAATTACAAGGAATTCAGTGAACTTGTAGACCATACTCAAAAGTATACAATTCATGAATACATCAACGGGACTCGCTACGACCTCCATTATTTTTATTCTCCGATACGGAACGACGGATACACCCTGAGCAAAGGCAGCCTTGAGCTCCTGAGCATGGACCGCAGGGTAGAATCCAACGCTGATGAGATTTTCAGGCTCGGCTCCCCGAGAGAACTTATAGAGTCAGGAATCTGCCCGACATATGTACTTACAGGAAATGTTCCCCTCGTTGCAAGAGAATCAATTCTGTCGCGCATCTTTTCCCTTGGAGAACAGGTAGTCGAAGAGTCTCTTGCCCTTTTCGGAGGGATTACAGGAGCGTTCTGTATCGAAGCAGTTATTACGGACTCGCTTGATATCAAAGTCTTCGAACTTTCAAGCAGGATCGTGTCAGGAACAAACCTTTACATTTCAGGTTCCCCTTACTCTGACCTCATGCAGAAACGCCTTTCCACAGGACGGAGAATAGCCCTGGAAATTAAAGAGGCAGCAAAGTCAAACCAGCTGGATAAAATACTGTCATAA
- a CDS encoding hydantoinase B/oxoprolinase family protein, whose translation MSPKARWQFWIDRGGTFTDIVARSPDGKLITHKLLSEDPAHYEDAAMHGIRQILGLSENEPFPSEDVEAIKMGTTVGTNALLERKGERIVLVITKGFGDALRIGYQNRPDIFSQKIELPDQLYERVIEVSGRYSADGEEIVPLELESAKKELEEAYKAGIRSAAVILMHSYRYPEHELMLGRLATEIGFTQISLSHQASPLIKFVSRGETAVVDAYLSPVLRRYVDMLEDSLQEKGRKEERGRKEERGRKEERGRKEERKTLGNPEEVSEMKYSAVNGPKLMFMQSSGGLIDSGIFQGKDCILSGPAGGIVGAVATSEMAGAKKIITFDMGGTSTDVAQYSGEYERSLETEVAGVRLRSPMMRIHTVAAGGGSIIHYKGGRFRVGPDSAGSDPGPACYRKGGPLTVTDCNLMLGKLQPDFFPRIFGSEANQPLDSEIVRRKFEELAETVSANGNTLSPEQAAEGFLSVAVENMANAIKKISVQRGYNVKEYTLCCFGGAGAQHACRVADALGIKSIFIHPYAGVLSAYGMGLADQRLIKEQYIGAELSKELVDELKSVFSGLESEGRFSMLEQGVHEDCINVIYRAHMRYAGSDTQLSVDFADSAESLRSGFEEAHKKRFGFIMEDKPIVVEAASVEIVGVTERASDPLLEPDKNTVPSPVSRVRMYSYGGLYGTPVFDMETLKPGACINGPAILTEKNTTIIIEPGWQGEITARNHLLLTRRIPLPARTAIGTEADPVMLEIFNNRFMSVAEQMGYTLQNTAHSVNIKERLDFSCAIFDGKGNLIANAPHIPVHLGSMGECVKYLIRARSVEMTAGDVYLINSPYHGGTHLPDLTVVTPMSGNLGEILFYLASRGHHADVGGVTPGSMPPDSRTIEEEGVLSEGMKIVEQGRFLEEKLRLWLGSGKYPARNPDQNVADIRAQVAANEKGLQELHRMVEEFSLETVEAYMGHVQDNAEEAVRRVIDRLEDGEFTYPLDDGNAIKVKVKIDRENRNAKIDFSGTSSQLPSNFNAPASVCLAAVLYAFRTLVKSDIPLNAGCLRPLEIIIPEGSMLKPEPPASVVAGNVETSQYIVDAIFGALGSLAASQGTMNNFTFGNADFQYYETICGGSGAGPGFSGTDAVHTHMTNSRITDPEVLETRFPVLLEEFSIRQGSGGEGEFRGGNGVVRKFRFLKDMDAAILSSHRKFPPFGLKGGMPGKCGKNTLIRRDGSVIEAGGKAELKLKSEDVFVIETPGGGGYGRPENFRPEK comes from the coding sequence ATGTCCCCCAAAGCCCGATGGCAGTTCTGGATAGACCGCGGAGGCACATTCACAGATATCGTAGCCCGCAGCCCTGATGGAAAACTGATCACACACAAGCTCCTTTCCGAAGACCCTGCTCATTATGAAGATGCAGCCATGCACGGTATCCGTCAGATCCTCGGGCTTTCTGAAAACGAGCCTTTTCCTTCGGAAGATGTGGAAGCCATAAAAATGGGCACAACCGTGGGCACTAATGCTCTTCTTGAAAGAAAAGGAGAACGTATTGTTCTTGTTATAACAAAGGGTTTCGGAGACGCTTTGAGGATAGGGTACCAGAACCGCCCGGACATTTTTTCACAGAAAATCGAGCTTCCTGACCAGCTTTACGAAAGGGTTATCGAGGTTTCGGGCAGGTACAGCGCAGACGGGGAAGAGATTGTGCCCCTGGAGCTTGAGAGTGCTAAAAAAGAGCTTGAAGAAGCTTATAAAGCCGGCATTCGTTCTGCTGCGGTCATCCTTATGCATTCCTACCGGTATCCGGAACATGAGCTTATGCTCGGCAGGCTTGCCACAGAAATCGGTTTTACACAGATATCCCTGTCCCATCAGGCAAGCCCGCTAATAAAATTCGTGAGCAGAGGGGAAACAGCAGTTGTTGATGCTTATCTCTCTCCGGTGCTGCGCAGGTATGTTGATATGTTAGAAGATAGCCTGCAAGAAAAAGGAAGAAAGGAAGAAAGAGGAAGAAAGGAAGAAAGAGGAAGAAAGGAAGAAAGAGGAAGAAAGGAAGAAAGGAAAACTCTCGGCAACCCTGAAGAAGTTAGTGAAATGAAATACAGTGCTGTAAATGGTCCAAAACTCATGTTCATGCAGTCAAGCGGCGGGCTTATAGACTCGGGAATTTTTCAGGGTAAAGACTGCATACTTTCGGGACCTGCCGGGGGAATAGTTGGGGCAGTTGCAACATCGGAAATGGCGGGGGCAAAAAAGATAATTACCTTTGACATGGGAGGAACATCTACCGATGTAGCCCAGTACAGCGGGGAATACGAACGCAGCCTCGAAACAGAGGTTGCAGGTGTGCGCCTTCGCTCTCCCATGATGAGAATTCATACGGTTGCAGCAGGCGGGGGCTCGATTATCCACTACAAAGGGGGAAGGTTCAGGGTCGGACCTGATTCTGCAGGCTCGGACCCGGGCCCAGCCTGTTACAGGAAAGGCGGTCCTCTTACGGTCACGGACTGCAACCTTATGCTTGGAAAACTGCAGCCCGATTTTTTTCCCAGGATTTTTGGCTCAGAGGCAAACCAGCCTCTGGATTCCGAAATTGTGCGCAGAAAATTTGAAGAGCTTGCTGAAACAGTTTCTGCAAACGGGAATACCCTGAGCCCTGAACAGGCAGCAGAAGGTTTTCTTTCCGTAGCAGTCGAGAATATGGCAAACGCAATCAAGAAAATCTCGGTTCAGCGGGGGTATAATGTAAAAGAATACACACTCTGCTGCTTTGGGGGAGCTGGAGCTCAGCATGCGTGCAGGGTGGCAGATGCTCTCGGGATCAAAAGTATTTTCATTCATCCCTATGCAGGAGTCCTTTCTGCATACGGTATGGGGCTTGCAGACCAGAGACTGATAAAAGAACAGTATATCGGGGCTGAACTGTCTAAAGAGCTGGTAGATGAATTAAAATCTGTTTTTTCAGGGCTTGAAAGTGAAGGTAGGTTTTCCATGCTTGAACAGGGGGTTCATGAGGACTGCATAAATGTGATTTACAGGGCACATATGCGATATGCAGGTTCGGACACCCAGCTCTCTGTGGACTTTGCAGACAGCGCCGAATCTCTCAGGTCTGGCTTTGAGGAAGCCCATAAAAAACGCTTCGGATTTATAATGGAAGATAAGCCCATTGTTGTAGAAGCTGCATCTGTAGAAATTGTCGGGGTAACCGAGAGAGCCTCTGACCCCCTGCTTGAACCTGACAAAAATACAGTACCTTCGCCTGTCTCCAGGGTTCGGATGTACAGCTACGGAGGGTTGTATGGAACCCCGGTTTTTGATATGGAAACTCTCAAACCCGGAGCCTGCATAAACGGACCTGCAATTCTTACCGAAAAAAACACTACCATTATAATCGAACCTGGCTGGCAGGGTGAAATCACCGCTCGAAACCACCTTCTTCTTACCCGTAGAATTCCGCTTCCTGCCAGAACAGCTATAGGGACAGAGGCTGACCCTGTGATGCTTGAGATTTTCAATAACAGGTTTATGTCCGTAGCAGAACAGATGGGCTACACCCTGCAGAACACGGCTCATTCCGTGAACATAAAGGAGAGGCTGGATTTTTCCTGTGCGATTTTTGACGGCAAAGGAAACCTGATAGCAAATGCCCCCCACATCCCTGTGCACCTGGGTTCCATGGGCGAGTGCGTGAAGTATCTTATCCGGGCGCGCTCTGTGGAAATGACTGCAGGAGACGTGTACCTCATCAATTCTCCCTATCATGGAGGGACCCATCTGCCTGACCTCACGGTTGTTACTCCCATGTCAGGCAATTTAGGAGAGATTCTTTTTTACCTTGCTTCCCGGGGTCACCATGCTGATGTAGGAGGAGTTACTCCGGGTTCCATGCCTCCTGACAGCAGGACAATCGAAGAAGAAGGTGTGCTCAGCGAAGGCATGAAAATAGTTGAACAGGGAAGGTTTCTCGAAGAAAAATTAAGGTTATGGCTCGGTTCGGGCAAATATCCTGCAAGGAACCCTGACCAGAACGTTGCTGACATAAGGGCACAGGTAGCTGCAAATGAAAAAGGGCTTCAGGAACTGCACAGGATGGTAGAGGAATTTTCCCTTGAGACTGTGGAGGCCTATATGGGCCATGTTCAGGACAATGCGGAAGAAGCTGTCAGAAGGGTTATTGACAGGCTTGAGGACGGGGAATTTACGTATCCTCTTGATGACGGAAACGCAATTAAAGTGAAGGTTAAAATCGACCGTGAAAACCGGAATGCAAAGATCGATTTTTCCGGGACATCTTCTCAGCTCCCGAGTAATTTCAATGCTCCTGCGTCTGTCTGCCTGGCTGCTGTCCTCTATGCGTTCAGGACTCTTGTGAAAAGTGATATCCCTTTGAATGCAGGCTGTTTAAGGCCGCTTGAAATTATAATTCCTGAAGGTTCCATGCTGAAGCCTGAGCCTCCAGCATCCGTTGTTGCCGGAAATGTTGAGACTTCGCAATACATTGTTGACGCTATTTTCGGCGCTCTCGGAAGCCTTGCAGCTTCCCAGGGCACTATGAACAATTTCACCTTCGGTAATGCTGATTTCCAGTACTACGAGACTATATGCGGAGGTTCCGGAGCCGGTCCGGGTTTTTCAGGAACTGATGCTGTCCATACCCATATGACCAATTCCAGAATAACAGACCCTGAGGTCCTTGAAACGCGGTTTCCGGTTTTGCTCGAAGAGTTTTCCATCCGGCAGGGGAGCGGAGGAGAAGGCGAATTCAGGGGCGGGAACGGAGTTGTCAGAAAGTTCAGGTTTTTGAAAGATATGGATGCAGCTATCCTTTCAAGCCACAGGAAATTCCCTCCTTTCGGGCTCAAAGGCGGTATGCCCGGAAAATGCGGAAAAAATACTCTTATCCGCAGGGACGGCAGTGTTATCGAAGCTGGAGGAAAGGCGGAGTTAAAGCTGAAAAGCGAGGACGTGTTTGTGATCGAGACGCCGGGTGGTGGAGGGTATGGCAGACCTGAAAACTTCAGGCCTGAAAAATAA
- a CDS encoding phosphoserine transaminase, whose translation MKPTRVPKNPCFSSGPCAKHPGYSIEDLNDAPFGRSHRSKPGKEKLAEAIKRTRDMLGLPSDYLVGIVPASDTGAFEMCLWSMLGCRGVDVLVWESFSKEWATDITKQLKLKDTRVFEAEYGKLPDLENVDFKNDVVFVWNGTTSGVKVPNGDWIPDSREGLTLCDATSAVFAMDIPYHKLDVLTFSWQKVLGGEGAHGMLILSPRAVQRLESYTPAWPLPKIFRLTKGGKLNKEIFEGSTINTPSMLANEDWLATLKWAESVGGLKQLIQRTNENLAVFEAFVAKNNWIHFLAETKEIRSSTSVCFKVDLSEEKLKELIKMLENEKVAYDIGSYRDAPSGLRIWCGATIEKEDLECLCEWIEWAYDLVK comes from the coding sequence ATGAAACCAACAAGAGTTCCTAAAAATCCCTGTTTTTCTTCAGGGCCCTGTGCCAAACATCCAGGTTATTCTATTGAAGATCTGAATGATGCACCTTTTGGCCGGTCACATCGGAGCAAACCCGGCAAGGAAAAATTGGCCGAAGCAATTAAAAGAACAAGAGATATGCTTGGACTTCCTTCTGATTATCTGGTAGGTATTGTACCGGCCTCCGATACAGGCGCTTTTGAAATGTGCTTGTGGTCTATGCTGGGGTGCCGCGGGGTTGATGTTCTGGTTTGGGAATCTTTCAGTAAAGAATGGGCAACCGACATCACCAAGCAGTTAAAATTAAAAGATACCCGAGTTTTTGAGGCAGAGTACGGAAAATTACCGGATTTAGAGAATGTCGATTTCAAGAATGATGTCGTCTTTGTCTGGAATGGGACTACAAGCGGAGTCAAAGTACCCAATGGCGACTGGATTCCTGATTCCCGAGAAGGGCTCACGCTTTGCGATGCCACCTCTGCTGTATTTGCTATGGATATACCCTACCATAAACTGGATGTCCTTACCTTCTCATGGCAGAAGGTTTTAGGTGGGGAAGGTGCGCACGGGATGCTTATTTTATCTCCGCGGGCTGTTCAGCGTTTAGAAAGTTATACTCCTGCCTGGCCACTGCCCAAGATTTTCCGGCTGACCAAAGGTGGTAAACTGAATAAGGAGATTTTTGAAGGCTCTACTATTAACACTCCCTCCATGCTGGCTAATGAAGATTGGCTGGCAACATTAAAATGGGCAGAGTCTGTAGGAGGGCTTAAACAACTTATCCAGCGGACAAACGAAAACCTGGCGGTCTTTGAGGCGTTTGTTGCTAAAAATAACTGGATCCATTTCTTAGCGGAAACAAAAGAGATAAGGTCCAGCACCAGTGTCTGCTTTAAAGTTGATTTATCCGAAGAAAAGCTTAAAGAACTGATTAAAATGCTTGAGAATGAAAAAGTTGCTTATGACATCGGTTCTTACCGGGATGCCCCTTCAGGCTTGCGTATCTGGTGCGGTGCTACCATTGAGAAAGAGGATTTAGAATGCCTCTGTGAATGGATCGAATGGGCTTACGATTTGGTTAAATAA